The proteins below are encoded in one region of Triticum aestivum cultivar Chinese Spring chromosome 1B, IWGSC CS RefSeq v2.1, whole genome shotgun sequence:
- the LOC123114983 gene encoding leucine-rich repeat extensin-like protein 4 has product MMRTAAVLFLCFFAFAGSGWGGARVAAVWAEGVRQTAAAVVDPAWRFPSPRLRDAYVALQTWKQQAIFSDPKNLTGDWVGPAVCGYTGVFCAPAPSSGELAVAGIDLNHGDIAGYLPSELGLLCDLALLHLNSNRFCGLVPDTFRRLVLLHELDLSNNRFVGAFPTVVLDLPSLRFLDLRFNDFEGGVPRELFDRPFDAIFLNHNRLRFQLPDNFGNSPVSVIVLANNHFGGCLPASLGNMSDTLNEILLINNGLTSCLPAEVGMLREVTVFDVSFNALAGPLPPEVAGMQKVEQLDIAHNLLSGTVPEAVCDLPRLKNFTFSYNFFTGEPPSCARVVPADGDRRNCLPNRPAQRMPQQCAAFYARPPVDCAAFQCKPFVPPRPPPPPAYPGPLPPVYPMPYASPPPPPRYR; this is encoded by the coding sequence ATGATGAGGACGGCGGCGGTGCTGTTCCTCTGCTTTTTCGCCTTCGCCGGCAGCGGCTGGGGCGGAGCGCGGGTCGCGGCCGTATGGGCGGAGGGGGTCAGacagacggcggcggcggtggtggacccTGCCTGGCGCTTCCCTAGCCCGCGGCTGCGGGACGCGTACGTCGCGCTGCAGACATGGAAGCAGCAGGCCATCTTCTCCGACCCCAAGAACCTCACCGGCGACTGGGTGGGTCCCGCGGTCTGCGGCTACACCGGCGTGTTCTGCGCGCCTGCTCCGTCGTcgggcgagctcgccgtcgccggcatCGACCTCAACCACGGCGACATCGCGGGCTACCTCCCGTCGGAGCTCGGCCTCCTCTGCGACCTCGCGCTGCTCCACCTCAACTCCAACCGCTTCTGCGGCCTCGTGCCCGACACCTTCCGCCGGCTCGTCCTCCTCCACGAGCTCGACCTCAGCAACAACCGCTTCGTGGGCGCGTTCCCGACCGTCGTGCTCGACCTCCCGTCCCTCAGGTTCCTCGACCTCCGCTTCAACGACTTCGAGGGCGGCGTGCCGCGGGAGCTCTTCGACCGCCCGTTCGACGCCATCTTCCTCAACCACAATCGCCTCCGCTTCCAGCTCCCCGACAACTTCGGCAATTCGCCCGTGTCCGTCATCGTCCTCGCCAACAACCACTTCGGCGGCTGCCTCCCGGCGAGCCTCGGCAACATGTCCGACACGCTCAACGAGATCCTCCTCATCAACAACGGCCTCACCTCGTGCCTCCCGGCGGAGGTCGGGATGCTCCGGGAGGTGACGGTGTTCGACGTCAGCTTCAACGCCCTCGCAGGGCCGCTGCCGCCGGAGGTGGCCGGGATGCAAAAGGTGGAGCAGCTCGACATCGCGCACAACCTGCTGTCGGGGACCGTGCCGGAGGCCGTGTGCGACCTCCCACGGCTCAAGAACTTCACCTTCTCCTACAACTTCTTCACCGGCGAGCCGCCGTCCTGCGCGCGCGTCGTGCCTGCCGACGGCGACCGCCGGAACTGCCTCCCCAACCGCCCCGCCCAGCGCATGCCGCAGCAGTGCGCCGCTTTCTATGCCCGCCCGCCCGTCGACTGCGCAGCTTTCCAGTGCAAGCCGTTTGTCCCACCTCGGCCACCCCCACCGCCAGCATACCCCGGCCCGTTGCCGCCAGTGTACCCCATGCCatacgcgtcgccgccgccgcctccacgttACCGATGA